The proteins below come from a single Natrinema sp. SYSU A 869 genomic window:
- a CDS encoding alkaline phosphatase family protein produces the protein MFDADDAVVHNWPGVHDGRPLQRAWDLMNAVAEGMSRSEFERELFGLCAQQFGWAREMLKHPVSIAGVHVHTLDAAGHAYADDEDALGRAYDRVGGFVDEIVAALGEDDELLVVSDHGMRAAFYPPDAGEKPASHSWRAYASSTADTYPKSVYDVRRWAEERAAESGTGASGTDEGIDMPTDRLRELGYLD, from the coding sequence ATGGCCGGCCACTCCAGCGCGCCTGGGACCTGATGAATGCCGTGGCGGAGGGGATGTCCCGAAGCGAGTTCGAGCGCGAACTGTTCGGCCTCTGTGCCCAGCAGTTTGGCTGGGCCCGCGAGATGCTCAAACACCCGGTCTCGATCGCCGGGGTCCACGTCCACACGTTGGATGCGGCGGGCCATGCCTACGCCGACGACGAGGACGCATTGGGCCGCGCCTACGACCGCGTCGGCGGGTTCGTCGATGAAATCGTCGCCGCCCTCGGTGAGGACGACGAACTCCTCGTCGTCAGCGATCACGGCATGCGCGCCGCATTCTATCCGCCCGACGCGGGCGAGAAACCGGCGAGTCACTCCTGGCGCGCGTACGCGAGTTCCACGGCAGATACCTATCCGAAATCGGTCTACGACGTGCGGCGGTGGGCGGAGGAACGCGCGGCGGAGTCCGGCACGGGCGCGTCCGGTACCGACGAGGGGATCGATATGCCGACCGACCGCCTGCGCGAACTCGGCTATCTCGACTGA